From the Eschrichtius robustus isolate mEscRob2 chromosome 3, mEscRob2.pri, whole genome shotgun sequence genome, the window CGCTGGTGAGAGCTATCACCCCATCTCTTCTATAGGTGCTTTGTCCAGTCTCCTTATCTTCAAGGCAAGACATCCACATAATCGCTGTTACTGttccctgggggaaaaaaaagcagaagaccAGCCATGAGGCTCAACACCCGGGAGTCACACTGACCAACACCACTCAAGGGAAAGACTTCTCCCCAGGCAGAGGGTGATCTTGATGCCACATCCAAGTGACATCTTCAAGGGCTGGGGTACCAGAGGGAGCTCTGCTGGCAAAATAGGGGGTCTGTTTGTAGGTCAAACATCAGAgtttccaggaccagatgcctccACTCACCAGGAGAACACCTGTGCCTCCCTCAGAGTGAGAACACCTAAGGCTTGTTCTAAGGAGGCcaagggaaaaggaggaggaaggtgaGCTAATGGGAGGAAGTTCCCACTTTGGTAGCTGAGGATTTGGGAGCTTGCTCTGCCAAGGCTGACCAAGCATGGACAACTGGTATGGCGAGACTCTCGCCCAGTTCTTGGGGACGAACTCTAAAGGGTTCCCCTGTTGGAATTTGTGGTTATTTTTATCATTGCTGAGACAAATACTACCACCACCCCAAGCATCCTGAGCAACTCATCTGGGTTTGCCTGAGGACTGCAGCACAGGTACATCCCTGGGTTTCTACTCTGCccccttttattcttcttttctgtaAGTTACGGTAGAAAATGGCCGTGGGACTACATCTGCAGCTAAACCTATGGGAAGCGGGTCTGCATGGGTTGCTTCTTCTCTGGGTGCACACTCCTCTACGTGGGGGAAGGGGGACAGAGAAAATGGTAGAGGagggttttgtggggttttttccatAATTAAAAAGCCACTCTTAGTCTTGTTGGGGAGGTGAGAAGTTTGCTCTGGCAGTCTAAAGGGAAACTTTGCTATAGACAGAGTACAATGGGTGTGGGGTGATTGCAGGCTCCCCAGAACTCTCTGTCCTCCGCCGTTCTCCCTAGCTAGCACTTCTGCTCCCATCCCCATCACCTACCCACTGATGACTGAAATCCCTTTCTTGGGGCTATCACCACACATCCCACCTTGAGAAGACAGGGTTAAACTGTAAATGTCTCAGGAAGTCTGAGTTAAATTCGAAATATGTTGTAACGGACAGATACTAGATGCTCTTCTGAGAGCAGACTTCAAGGGGTGTAAGCAAGAGTAGCTGCTTGGGATATGATCTCGATTCTCTGCACTCAGATTTACTGACCATCTCTCCTTTTCCACCGTGGCTTAATAACTTTTGGGGTGTATCTGAAACAATTACTCCCCTAACACTATATAAATGAATGCTTAGCAAATATTGAGCAAAATGTAACAGGATGAGGCTTGGGGAGAGGGTTGAAGCAATTTTCTCGTTTGAAAATTCTGCTTGTTGGTCATCTCTTCCCAAACCTGTGTTGTGTGCACAAGgtcacagaatgagtttgaagTCAGCTCTCGGAGAGTGCTCAGGAACCACCCTTGCTCCCCGGGCTGTCCAAGCACAGAGAGCTCTATGTGTTTGCCGCCTCCAGGAGCTCGAAGCCACCACTTCCCAACAAAATGGAAAGTGCTCTTCATAGAATGAAGCTTTTTAGAGCTAACATCATAGAAAGGGACAATTATCTGTATCGGTTCTGCAAAGTAGGCCAGTGGTGGAAATGGGACTAAGGTTCCTGTCTGGAACCCGTGTGAAAGTTATTTATCATAAATACCATCTAGCTTTATCTTCGATCTTCTCCATCTCAGGCAGGGACGGGTTCTCTTTATTGGCCTTAAAAGGTGAACCACCAGCCCTTGATTTGGTTTTTCAAACTTGGAGATCAATTCCTCTAGGTTTGGAAAGATCTGTCTTTGAACGCCTTCCACGGTCTGCAAAAATGCAAGGAGATCACTCATCATCGTGCAATTGTGTGTGAAAGATGACACTTCTCAAAACAGTGGTTTTCAGGGCTGCCTCTGAGCGGTGAATTGAAAACAGGTGGCCGACACTTCTTGTGTGGGAGCTCACACCGTACGCAATACCCAGAAACTCTCCTTTTTAAAACGGAATTCTGACTTGAGCTACTCTGAGTAAAGAAGATTAACAATCAAAGGTCCCCACCTCCGTCTGCAGTATCGAATGAGCTCCCATTCTTGGCAATCTGGGGACGGTTCTTGTAGGGACCCTGTGGAGGGTACCCCTCTAAGAGCTTATGTTAGAGTGTAGGGGACTAATACGGGAGGACTTCTGATGGGAAACGCAAAATATGCAACTTACGTACTTGACGAATTCAAACTCTCCATGAGAGGAAAACAAGACCCAAAAGTCCCGATTTAAATTGAAAATGGGAATGTCAACATGACTCAGGTAAATTGTGAATAGTTGTTTTCTCTTTACCACCTACAAGCCAAGCACAATTTTCTAATATAATCttatagaaataatttaaaaacacaagagCTTTCTTGGCTCTTATGTATTTGATTTTCTTAATGATCCCTGTGGTTCTCTTAGGACCACGGTGTTGGTCTACAGAGGGGTGTGGACAGGAAGGCTCTGTGACCTGGGGTGTGGTTAACCTCCGTGACAGAGATGCAGGCTGACATGGAAGTCAGCTCTACGAAAGGCTGTCACTTCAGCCCAAGGCAGCATCCAGCACAGGCCCTGATACAGAGCTTCTCCTCAATGAAATGCCCCTCTGTGTCTGTTATAACTGATTTGGATGCCTCTCTGTTTTGTTCAGACAAGAGACAAAATGGGGTATTAAGGAATTATCCAGAATTTCCCAAAATATgcacaagaaagaaagaagtgttttaaaatatgttgctTTAAAAgctgcaaaaatattttttaaatttccatatatAACCTTCACCCATaccccaaatgttaacattttattgtatttgcctttcattctctctctttctaaatatatatgtgtgtgtatatatgtatacatatatgtattcttttttaaaaaaaattatgagagtAAGTTGCTGACATGATATCCCTTTGACCCTAAATACTTCGTATTTCCTAAAAAGCAAGAACATTACATATCCACactaaaatgaggaaattaatcgttttgtttttttttttcaggtacatTTGTAACTAAATGAACAGACTTGACCAAAGGCAGTTTAGAATATCAATGGCCATTATAgggaactttttaatttttaacatctttattggagtataattgccttacagtggtgtgctagtttctgctttataacaaagtgaatcaactatacatatacatatatccccatatctcctcccttttgtgtgtccctctcaccctccctatgaGGAAATTAATCTTGATGCAATACTATTACTAATCTACAGACCTTATGCAGAGTTTGTCAATTGCCTCAATAATGTCCTTTgtggcaaaagaaaaattaaatatatgtgtgcgtgtgtgtgtctggggaTCATTGTATATTCTAATCTCTTTCAGATAGTCACAATGAACGTTAGCATATTGAAGATTCTGAGAAATCCTGCAGTAAAAAAATCTGCTTAACCTTTATGCAAGTGTTTCAGAAAGATTATTTCAGGAGTCTATGTTAGTAATTAAAGATTCAATGACATTTATTATACTCTATTTCCTACCAGAGAAGtaacttcaaaagaaaaaaggtttttcTGCTTAGCTCTCAGTAAACCAGAAACATTAAAGAAATCCCTAAATTGCCAGTTGACTGATGCTCCCCTTTGCATTTTCAGACAGCTATGGTGTCCCCGAATGTTGACTTCCTAAACATTCGGACCTCTCCCCACCTTCCCTTTCCACCCATCCTGTTCATTGTTTAGTCTTATAATTTGACAGTAGTCTTATATGGAGTAAAGGTTGGTATATTTGACCCCTGGAGGAACTTTGTGCCTCTACACTTTTGAACAACAGCCTTGTTTTTCTTGAAAATGGAACCCAACTCTAGTGCATTCCTATTTCTCTCAAAGAAAGACAAGGTTAACTACTGATCTGATTCTAACTCTGCACACTGCTTCCCTGTTTAGAATGCCTCTTCATGGCATCTCAGGTTCAAGAGATGTTCTCAGGTTTTTCTCCCTCCAACTTGTGTTGTTTTTGTTATAGGAGTTCTTGTATGTTCTTACCTGTATATTGTAATACCCATGTTTCTCTTTGAAGATTCGGTATGTGTAGACCAAATTTTTAAACCTGTGGAAAGATGACTGTGTGAATCACAATGTTCTTATATGCAAATCCAGGTAACATCTACCACTGTATTTTGTGTGCAATGCCTTTGTCAATCTTGGATCCCAAAAAGAAACTGATCATTTTCAGGCCTTCTCATCTGTGGGAATTGGAaagagaggttttaaaatggagacCTTTATTCTATGGTGGAAGTCTGGGCTGTAGCAAAGAGAATAAGGAGAGAAATCTTACAGTTTCCGTTGTCTTGGTATTTCTCTCTAGTTTTTTCACCTAGCCCTAAGTTGATACAACATACAAAACACCATCAAACCATTCCTGTGTTGTTTATTAATTGACAGGTCATTGACCTCATTAGAGATAGTTAATGTAACTAAAATAGAGAAGGTTGGGAATTTTGTGCAAGGAAGCGATGTATTGTGCTGTTGTGCCTCACTGGAACAGGAGCCACTGGGTAAGTAATCTAACTAGAATTTAGATAACAGACTCAATCGAGCAATTTCCAAAACAGGAAAtagcatacattaccatatttcTTCAATTCCAAGATGTTATCAATTTAATAATAGCTTTTGAGGAGAAAAATGCATACATTAAATGTCTCTATCAACTGTTAACCATGTTCTGAttccaaagaaatattaaaatgtaaaaaatgaggATCAAAAACATTGACATGAAGTTCAAATTATCTGACTGATCGCTCCTCACCCCTTCACTTGCACCCATGCCAAAGAATCAGATGACCCATCTTTTGACTGAATTGGGAAGGCAGATAGCTTTAGCTTTAAGGTACAGGAGACGTCGTCGCTCATTGTCTGGTGGCTTTGACAATTGACTTCAAATCCCAATCCTTTTTGTGGGGTTTCCTGAGGCCAGAAGAAGCTAGTGGGTGTCTTTAAATCACATGACAAGCAACAAAAAGTGTTTACATGAATCCTTGTCTATATGTGACAAGTTAAAGTATTCCACAGTCTGGGACGAGGTCTCACAAGTGTCTTTTCACAGAAGTATTATTCAAATAGGGATCCAAACAAGGTCCATACATTGCTTTTGGTTGCTCACATGGTTTCTTGAAACTCAACTATCATATAGCCTAAGTTAAATTCTTAaataaatgactttatttttaattatactgTTGTATTATCAGCCTAAGAAAATCTTTACTAGAGGAGtttgaaagaataaaacaaatggaGGTTCTATATTAATTAATCCAAAAGCCATATACTTCAAGTTAGAAAGAGGGACATTGCTCAAATATAGTCTTATTCTTTGCAAAGTATTTTTCATGAAATAAGCCACATTGCAGTGATGCTTTACAAGAAATTGATTTACTGAATTTGTGATACCTATATGCATTTATTTTGGAATGTTTACCCCAAAAAATGCTGTAAGAGATTACAGAGCAGTGAGATTAGTATCTACTTTATACAACTGCAATATTACTGGGTCAACATAAAGACTTATTGTAATGCCTCCtattctaattattattttatagatgccacttatgaaacttttaaaagatacatgATTTTTCAGTGTGCATTTACACTCAAGGCAGTTATAAAGACCATGCTTCCCCTGGGCCTTCTGCCCCTGTCACCACGGTGACGAGGGAGCCCCTCTTTATCCCCCAGCACTCACAGTCTTGCCTCcaccctctgcctggaatccACTGGGTTAATCTCATCATGCCCTTTATCCCTGTTTGTTAGTCACTGCAAGAACCCCAGTCTCTCAGGATATCTTTTCTCCTGTTGTCTAATCCTACAAAGCTCTGTACAGCCTGTATTGTgtcctctccccagctcctgaaATCCTTCCACGTGTTCTCTAGCACTCAAGGTCTGCCATCACCAAAGTCTCCTATGTCTTCAACCTATTCTCTAATCACCCCTGTCATCTTCTCACTCTAAGGGAAACCTGGCTCTGTCCCACGGACACTGCTTCCCCGGGACCCCACTAAAAGGCTGGTGCTCTCTCCTCACTGCAGGCCTGGAGGGGAGGCCCGTGCTCTTCCTTTTGCAGCTCTTCAGTGTTGTTTCCCATCTCCAAACCCTCAGCTTTGAGCTTCAAGTAGATTATATCACCTCCTACCCAATCAAGATGTCACTATGCTGACAGCTCCTCAGCTCTGGGTTACTGTGACTCATTTCTCCAGGATTTAGCTCCTAGCTCACTGTCACCATCTTCAGTACTATTCCTGACTAAATTGTTGGCAATTTCAATTCACATGTGGATTATCCTTTAACATCCCAATTTCTCAGTTCCTCGAATTCCTCTCCTTCGATAATCTTGTCTTCCACCTACATCGCCCTCTCACTCCCATGTTCATAACCaggactggctacataatttgtggggcccatagaaaaaatgaaaatttaatgcccctcttaaaaaattattaggaatTTTGAGATGGTGACAGCAGAACAGTAAACCAAGTGCAGGGCCCTCTGAGTGTAGGGCCCTGGGTGGCTGCATAAGGTTCCACGCCACGAAGCCAGCCCCACTCATAACTCTGACCTTGTAATTGCCAATATGGGCAACCCTCTCATAATGTGAATTTCATGCATCCCACTCTCTTTCTCCTGCCTCCTGTCTTTCCAGATCCCTTCCCCAACATTCCCTTGACCCCATAGATTTTCCAATACATTGATCTTACCACTTTTCAGTGTTCTCACTCACATGTCTTCACTCCCTTCTTTACCCAGTTTAGATTGCTTGTCAACCATTACAATCACTCCCTTCAACTCCTTTATCATCTTTCACTTTATTTCCTTAATTAGCAGAATCCTGATTAAGCCCAAATCTCTACAGCTGTATGTGGCTGGGAGACACAGCCATGTTCACTGTTCTGTCTTTAAATGAATGACCACAAACCTCAAGTGGGCTCTTAATGCCTCCAGGTGATCATTTATTTTCCTATTCTCCTCAACAATGATTCTAcaccatttcctttcttcttaaacCTCCAACGTCTCATTCTTAACTGATGATTTCACCAAAAAGATTAAAACAATCAGAAGAGAATCTCCAGATTCCCATCACCATAATAGCATAATAGCATCTACATGCATAGACTCTGCCTTTATTACCGTAGTTGAACTTTGCATGCTGCTCTGCAAAGCTAATCCCTCTTATTTCCACTGGTTGCCATCCGCTTTCATCTATTCAAGGACATAATTCTAGcaatttttcctctctctctgatGTCATTATTATTCTTTACACAACAGCCCGGGTGCTCCTTTTAAAAACTgtgagtcagatcatgtcactcctctgcatAAAAATCCGGTCTagtcaattttgaaaaagaaaaataaaactgatgtgtgtgtgtttgtgtgtgtgtgtgtgtgtgtgtgtgtgtgtgtgtgtgcacgtggtggggtgcttctgtcttaacAAGTCTTAAGTCTTCTTATAAAGCTGTAATTAAGATAGTGAGAGTGAagtacatcagaaagagaaaaacaagtactgtatgctaacgcatgtaTATGGAAGGTAAAAAAAaccagtactgatgaacctagtggcagggcaggaataaagatgcagacatagagaatggacttgaggatgcggggagggggaagggaagttggggcaaagtgagagtagcattgacatatatacactaccaaatgtaaaatagatagccaggggaccttcaagatggcggaggagtaagatgtggatatctccttcctccccacaaatacaacaaaaatacatctacatgtggaatagctcctacagaacacctactgaacgctggcagaagacctccgacttcccaaaaggcaagaaaatccccacatacctgtgtagggcaaaagaaaaaagaaaaaacagagataaaagaataaggatgggagggagctgtgaagtaggaaaagtttccacacactaggaagccccttcactggtggagacagggggtgggcagtggggggaagcttcagagccacggaggagagcaaagcaacaagggtgcagagggcaaagcagagagcttcccgcacagaggatcagagccgaccagcactcaccagcctgagaggcttgtctgctcacctgctggggcgggtgggggctaggagctgaggctcgggcttcagaggtgagatcccagggagaggactggggttggctgcatgaacacagcctgaagggggctagtgcaccacagctagacaggagagagtctgggaaaaagtatggacctgcctaagaggcaagagaccattgttttggggtgtgcgaggagaggggattccttcacTGTCTTCCCACAGAagtcagagcactgcctaaatgagctccagagatgggcgtgagctgcagctatcagctcggaccccagagacgggaatgaaatgctaatgctgctgctgcagccaccaagaagcctgtgtgcaagcacagttcactatccacacccccccgggagcctgtgcaacacaACTGCCagagtcctgtgatccagggactcattccccgggagaacacatgatgcacctcaggctgttgcaatgtcacaccagtctttgccactgcaggctcgccctacattccaattataactaccgtacccctccctccccccggcctgcgtgagcaagagccccctaatcagcctctGCTTTAACCCTGTACtctctgggtgggaacagatgcctgagggcgacctacatgcagaggtggggctaaaaccaaagctgaaccccaggagctgtgcgagcaaagaagagaaagggaaatttctcccagcagcctcaggagcagtggattaaatccccacaatcaacttaatgtaccctgcatccgtggaatgcctgaatagacaacgaatcatcccaaaattgaggcggtggactttggaagAAACTGTGGGGtatggggtttgctgtctgcaactaatttgtttctgatttttatgtttatcttagtatagtatttagcacttgttatcgTGGGTGAATTTGTTTATTGGAttggttgctcttttcttttttaaaaattattatttaaaaatttttttattttaataattttttaatttattattatttttccttctttttttctctctcttcttctgagccatgtggctgacagggttttggtgctctggcctggtgtcaggcctgagcctctgaggtgggagagccaagttcaggacattgggccaccagagacctcctgcccatcggcgagagctctcccagaaatctccatctcaacgttaacacccagctccacctaatggccagcaagctccagtgctggacgtcccatgccaaacaactagcaggacaggaacacaaccccacccactggcagagaggctgcctaaaatcatactaagttcacagacaacccaaaacacaccactggacatggccctgcccaccagaaagacaagatccagccccacccactagaacacaggcaccagtcccctccaccaggaagcctacacaacccactgaaccaacctcacccactgggggcagacaccaaaaacaacaggaattacgaACATGCaggctgagaaaaggagaccctaaacacagtaagttaaacaaaatgagaagacagaaaaatatgcagcaggtgaaggagcaaggtagaaacccaccagaccaaacaaatgaagaggaaataggcaattatctggaaaagaattcagagtaatgatagtaaagatgatccaaaatcttggaaatggaaaggagaaaatacaagaaacgtttaacaaggacctagaagaactaaagagcaaacaaacagtgatgaacaacacaataaatgaaattaaaaattctctagaaggaatgaataacagaataactgaagaagaagaatggataagtgacctggaagataaaatactgaaaataactaccacaaggcagaataaagaaaaaaagaatgaaaagaattgaggacaggacagtctcagagacctcttggaCTGCATTAAATGTAcgaacattcaaattacaggagtcccagaagaagaagagagaaagaaagagtctgagaaaatatttaaagagattgtagttgaaaacttccctaacatgggacaggaaatagtcaatcaagtacaggaagtgcagagagtctcatacaggataaatccaaggagaaaaacgccaagacacatattaatcaaactatcaaaaattaaatacacagaaaaaatattaaaagcagcaagggaaaagcaacaaataacatacaagggaatc encodes:
- the SH2D1B gene encoding SH2 domain-containing protein 1B; protein product: MDLPYYHGPLSKRDCETLLLKEGVDGNFLLRDSESMPGVLCLCVSFKNLVYTYRIFKEKHGYYNIQTVEGVQRQIFPNLEELISKFEKPNQGLVVHLLRPIKRTRPCLRWRRSKIKLDGNSNSDYVDVLP